The following proteins are encoded in a genomic region of Arachis ipaensis cultivar K30076 chromosome B02, Araip1.1, whole genome shotgun sequence:
- the LOC107626128 gene encoding metal tolerance protein 2 has product MGLRFRNLNPIYRACIARLSSSSQNRTTAKKSLNLYPKESIFIFSENPAFRIPRREHFGHSHHDHDHHHRFSQDLKEEGENIFRLGLAADIGLATGKAFTGYVSGSTAIIADAAHSISDVVLSGIALLSFRLAKAPRDKEHPYGHGKFETLGALGISCMLLGTAGGIAWHAVDILMGVFSSGPEMVSHAVAHEHVHSHGHGGHHHGIDMEHPILALNMTILSICVKEGLYWITKRAGEKQGSGLMKANAWHHRADAISSVVALIGVGGSILGVKFLDPLAGLLVSGMILKAGAETGYQSILELVDAAIPAQHLDPIKQTILQVDGVKGCHRLRGRRAGSYLYLDVHIEVDPFSSVSAAHNIGENVRKRIHRSHPTVAEIFIHIDPAMSCLSPSTTDQQEDSWSEDKEHGSIASAEDNNIEGIVSDIISSNFPQMSVERVTRHMFQGKIVLQIEVSMPPEIQIRDAMEIAKQAEREVLKAVSSVIHVGIQLRLGQPFSHISHD; this is encoded by the exons ATGGGACTTAGATTCCGCAATCTGAATCCCATTTACAGAGCCTGCATTGCCAGACTCTCATCATCTTCGCAAAATCGGACAACGGCAAAGAAATCTCTGAATCTCTATCCAAAAGAGAGTATTTTTATTTTCTCGGAGAATCCCGCGTTCAGAATCCCCAGAAGAGAGCATTTTGGTCATTCTCATCACGACCACGATCACCACCACCGCTTCTCTCAGGATCTTAAGGAG GAGGGGGAGAATATTTTCCGGTTGGGTCTCGCTGCCGACATTGGGTTAGCCACTGGAAAAGCCTTCACTGGCTATGTCTCCGGGAGCACTGCAATCATCGCGGATGCAGCTCATTCCATTTCTGATGTG GTTCTGAGTGGCATAGCTTTGTTATCTTTTAGACTTGCCAAGGCGCCTAGAGATAAAGAACATCCATATG GACATGGAAAGTTCGAGACTTTGGGAGCTCTGGGAATCTCTTGTATGCTTTTGGGAACAGCAGGTGGCATTGCATGGCATGCGGTTGATATTTTGATG GGAGTGTTCTCATCTGGCCCTGAAATGGTTAGCCATGCAGTGGCACATGAACATGTGCATAGTCACGGACATGGTGGACATCACCATGGCATCGACATGGAACATCCTATCCTTGCTTTGAATATGACTATTCTGTCAATATGTGTTAAAGAAGG GCTTTACTGGATAACAAAACGAGCTGGTGAGAAGCAGGGTAGTGGACTGATGAAAGCAAATGCATGGCATCATCGAGCAGATGCTATTTCATCAGTAGTTGCTCTCATTGGAGTTG GAGGGTCTATTCTTGGAGTGAAGTTTCTAGATCCCCTTGCAGGACTGCTTGTGTCAGGCATGATTTTAAAAGCTGGGGCTGAAACTGGTTACCAAAG TATCTTGGAATTGGTGGATGCTGCAATCCCCGCACAGCATTTGGATCCTATTAAACAAACGATATTGCAAGTTGATGGCGTCAAg GGGTGTCATCGCTTAAGAGGAAGGAGAGCTGGCTCATATCTATATCTTGATGTACATATTGAG GTTGATCCTTTTTCTAGTGTTAGTGCTGCACATAACATTGGTGAAAATGTCCGAAAACGAATTCACAGGTCCCATCCAACTGTGGCTGAAATCTTCATACACATAG ATCCTGCAATGTCATGTCTTTCTCCCAGCACAACAGATCAACAAGAAGATTCTTGGAGTGAAGACAAGGAACATGGTAGTATTGCTTCTGCTGAGGATAATAACATTGAAGGAATTGTTTCTGATATAATCTCATCGAATTTCCCACAG ATGTCAGTTGAGCGTGTAACACGGCACATGTTTCAAGGCAAGATCGTCCTTCAAATTGAGGTTTCCATGCCCCCTGAAATCCAAATTCG AGATGCAATGGAAATAGCAAAACAAGCAGAAAGAGAGGTTTTGAAAGCTGTCTCAAGTGTTATTCATGTTGGCATTCAGCTACGTTTGGGGCAACCATTTTCACATATTAGCCATGATTAG
- the LOC107626129 gene encoding uncharacterized CRM domain-containing protein At3g25440, chloroplastic isoform X2, translated as MSFSSKGKPKPLGVSVSSHSHSSSPLSSLVSGLSHCLRSRTQARRRRQKQHVPELVVVVVFLLRASPSASSSPAAAGPRFVCGQQPTFGHYDVKAHPFLGVTSFHSGPHLKNNDKAIEPRQDSEKSSNADGSGNAQVKRKKLKGKRAVVRWLKFFRYKKKKEYERMTTEEKLLYKLLKARKKEERLLEALKKIEPAESSEATHDPEILTPEEHFFFLKMGLKCKNYVPVGRRGIYQGVILNMHLHWKKHQTLKVVVKTFSPEEVKEIAKELARLTGGIVLDIHEDNTIIMYRGKNYAQPPTEIMSPRITLSRKKALDKSKYRDGLRAVRRYIPRLEQELEILRAQLSSTTESNIDAIEELHKGDKERIESDRTVSKFFQQENSDKLDQIINDKIEFPDEDETGADSDLDSDLENLSDIFETDSDTDNLVKDEKPLYLDEFDNLTDQSDGETDVFEDHLRQISLDSKSTDKDVDSPKFDEVDKIFLQAASFLKKRRK; from the exons aTGTCGTTTTCAAGTAAAGGAAAGCCAAAACCACTCGGTGTCTCAGTCTCGTCACACTCTCACTCAAGCTCACCTCTCTCATCTCTCGTCTCCGGTCTCTCTCACTGCCTCCGGTCTCGCACTCAAGCTCGTC GGCGGCGGCAGAAGCAGCACGTCCCGGAGTTGGTCGTTGTTGTCGTCTTCTTGCTTCGAGCCTCACCATCAGCTTCCTCCTCACCGGCAGCAGCTGGTCCCCGATTTG TTTGTGGCCAGCAACCGACTTTTGGCCACTATGATGTAAAAGCACATCCTTTCTTGGGAGTCACAAGCTTTCATTCAGGTCCACATCTCAAGAATAATGATAAGGCCATAGAACCACGCCAGGATTCTGAAAAATCCTCAAATGCTGATGGTTCTGGTAATGCCCAAGTAAAGAGAAAAAAACTGAAGGGCAAAAGAGCAGTTGTAAGATGGCTAAAGTTCTTTAGatataagaagaagaaggagTATGAGAGGATGACAACAGAGGAAAAACTGTTATATAAATTGTTAAAG GCTCGGAAAAAGGAAGAGAGACTCTTAGAAGCCTTGAAGAAGATTGAGCCTGCAGAATCATCAGAAGCAACCCATGATCCTGAGATATTGACGCCAGAAGAGCATTTCTTCTTCTTAAAGATGGGTCTCAAATGCAAAAATTATGTGCCTGTTGGAAGACGAGGAATTTACCAAGGTGTGATTTTGAACATGCATCTGCATTGGAAAAAGCATCAGACTTTGAAGGTGGTGGTGAAGACATTTTCGCCAGAGGAGGTCAAGGAGATTGCAAAAGAGCTGGCAAGACTGACTGGAGGGATAGTACTTGACATTCATGAAGATAACACAATAATAATGTATAGAGGAAAAAATTATGCTCAGCCACCAACAGAGATTATGTCTCCACGTATCACTCTTTCAAGGAAGAAG GCACTGGATAAATCCAAATATAGAGATGGCCTTAGAGCTGTGCGGAGATATATTCCTCGACTTGAGCAAGAACTTGAAATTCTTCGAGCACAACTAAGCAGCACAACTGAAAGTAACATAGATGCCATTGAGGAACTCCATAAAGGTGACAAGGAGAGGATTGAGTCTGATAGaactgtttctaaatttttccaGCAAGAGAACTCAGATAAACTTGATCAAATCATAAATGATAAGATTGAGTTCCCAGATGAGGATGAGACTGGTGCTGACTCGGATTTGGATTCAGATCTTGAAAATTTATCGGATATCTTTGAGACAGATTCAGATACAGATAATCTAGTGAAGGATGAAAAGCCTCTCTATTTGGATGAGTTTGATAATTTAACAGATCAAAGTGATGGAGAAACAGATGTCTTTGAGGACCATCTTAGACAGATATCCTTGGATTCAAAAAGTACAGACAAGGATGTTGACTCACCCAAGTTTGATGAAGTTGACAAGATCTTTCTGCAGGCTGCATCGTTTTTAAAGAAAAGACGAAAATGA
- the LOC107626129 gene encoding uncharacterized CRM domain-containing protein At3g25440, chloroplastic isoform X1: protein MSFSSKGKPKPLGVSVSSHSHSSSPLSSLVSGLSHCLRSRTQARRRFLSLHRLTVSACLPCARHRRRQKQKVPGLVVVIALCLVTVSHSVGRLPCARRGRRQKQHVPELVVVVVFLLRASPSASSSPAAAGPRFVCGQQPTFGHYDVKAHPFLGVTSFHSGPHLKNNDKAIEPRQDSEKSSNADGSGNAQVKRKKLKGKRAVVRWLKFFRYKKKKEYERMTTEEKLLYKLLKARKKEERLLEALKKIEPAESSEATHDPEILTPEEHFFFLKMGLKCKNYVPVGRRGIYQGVILNMHLHWKKHQTLKVVVKTFSPEEVKEIAKELARLTGGIVLDIHEDNTIIMYRGKNYAQPPTEIMSPRITLSRKKALDKSKYRDGLRAVRRYIPRLEQELEILRAQLSSTTESNIDAIEELHKGDKERIESDRTVSKFFQQENSDKLDQIINDKIEFPDEDETGADSDLDSDLENLSDIFETDSDTDNLVKDEKPLYLDEFDNLTDQSDGETDVFEDHLRQISLDSKSTDKDVDSPKFDEVDKIFLQAASFLKKRRK, encoded by the exons aTGTCGTTTTCAAGTAAAGGAAAGCCAAAACCACTCGGTGTCTCAGTCTCGTCACACTCTCACTCAAGCTCACCTCTCTCATCTCTCGTCTCCGGTCTCTCTCACTGCCTCCGGTCTCGCACTCAAGCTCGTCGTCGTTTTCTGTCTCTTCACCGTCTTACAGTAAGCGCGTGCCTTCCCTGCGCTCGTCATCGGCGGCGGCAGAAACAGAAGGTTCCGGGGCTGGTCGTCGTCATCGCTCTTTGTCTCGTCACCGTCTCGCACTCAGTCGGGCGCCTTCCATGCGCTCGTCGCGGGCGGCGGCAGAAGCAGCACGTCCCGGAGTTGGTCGTTGTTGTCGTCTTCTTGCTTCGAGCCTCACCATCAGCTTCCTCCTCACCGGCAGCAGCTGGTCCCCGATTTG TTTGTGGCCAGCAACCGACTTTTGGCCACTATGATGTAAAAGCACATCCTTTCTTGGGAGTCACAAGCTTTCATTCAGGTCCACATCTCAAGAATAATGATAAGGCCATAGAACCACGCCAGGATTCTGAAAAATCCTCAAATGCTGATGGTTCTGGTAATGCCCAAGTAAAGAGAAAAAAACTGAAGGGCAAAAGAGCAGTTGTAAGATGGCTAAAGTTCTTTAGatataagaagaagaaggagTATGAGAGGATGACAACAGAGGAAAAACTGTTATATAAATTGTTAAAG GCTCGGAAAAAGGAAGAGAGACTCTTAGAAGCCTTGAAGAAGATTGAGCCTGCAGAATCATCAGAAGCAACCCATGATCCTGAGATATTGACGCCAGAAGAGCATTTCTTCTTCTTAAAGATGGGTCTCAAATGCAAAAATTATGTGCCTGTTGGAAGACGAGGAATTTACCAAGGTGTGATTTTGAACATGCATCTGCATTGGAAAAAGCATCAGACTTTGAAGGTGGTGGTGAAGACATTTTCGCCAGAGGAGGTCAAGGAGATTGCAAAAGAGCTGGCAAGACTGACTGGAGGGATAGTACTTGACATTCATGAAGATAACACAATAATAATGTATAGAGGAAAAAATTATGCTCAGCCACCAACAGAGATTATGTCTCCACGTATCACTCTTTCAAGGAAGAAG GCACTGGATAAATCCAAATATAGAGATGGCCTTAGAGCTGTGCGGAGATATATTCCTCGACTTGAGCAAGAACTTGAAATTCTTCGAGCACAACTAAGCAGCACAACTGAAAGTAACATAGATGCCATTGAGGAACTCCATAAAGGTGACAAGGAGAGGATTGAGTCTGATAGaactgtttctaaatttttccaGCAAGAGAACTCAGATAAACTTGATCAAATCATAAATGATAAGATTGAGTTCCCAGATGAGGATGAGACTGGTGCTGACTCGGATTTGGATTCAGATCTTGAAAATTTATCGGATATCTTTGAGACAGATTCAGATACAGATAATCTAGTGAAGGATGAAAAGCCTCTCTATTTGGATGAGTTTGATAATTTAACAGATCAAAGTGATGGAGAAACAGATGTCTTTGAGGACCATCTTAGACAGATATCCTTGGATTCAAAAAGTACAGACAAGGATGTTGACTCACCCAAGTTTGATGAAGTTGACAAGATCTTTCTGCAGGCTGCATCGTTTTTAAAGAAAAGACGAAAATGA
- the LOC107626129 gene encoding uncharacterized CRM domain-containing protein At3g25440, chloroplastic isoform X4, producing the protein MRSSRAAAEAARPGVGRCCRLLASSLTISFLLTGSSWSPICLNYVIYTVCGQQPTFGHYDVKAHPFLGVTSFHSGPHLKNNDKAIEPRQDSEKSSNADGSGNAQVKRKKLKGKRAVVRWLKFFRYKKKKEYERMTTEEKLLYKLLKARKKEERLLEALKKIEPAESSEATHDPEILTPEEHFFFLKMGLKCKNYVPVGRRGIYQGVILNMHLHWKKHQTLKVVVKTFSPEEVKEIAKELARLTGGIVLDIHEDNTIIMYRGKNYAQPPTEIMSPRITLSRKKALDKSKYRDGLRAVRRYIPRLEQELEILRAQLSSTTESNIDAIEELHKGDKERIESDRTVSKFFQQENSDKLDQIINDKIEFPDEDETGADSDLDSDLENLSDIFETDSDTDNLVKDEKPLYLDEFDNLTDQSDGETDVFEDHLRQISLDSKSTDKDVDSPKFDEVDKIFLQAASFLKKRRK; encoded by the exons ATGCGCTCGTCGCGGGCGGCGGCAGAAGCAGCACGTCCCGGAGTTGGTCGTTGTTGTCGTCTTCTTGCTTCGAGCCTCACCATCAGCTTCCTCCTCACCGGCAGCAGCTGGTCCCCGATTTG CTTGAACTATGTTATATATACAGTTTGTGGCCAGCAACCGACTTTTGGCCACTATGATGTAAAAGCACATCCTTTCTTGGGAGTCACAAGCTTTCATTCAGGTCCACATCTCAAGAATAATGATAAGGCCATAGAACCACGCCAGGATTCTGAAAAATCCTCAAATGCTGATGGTTCTGGTAATGCCCAAGTAAAGAGAAAAAAACTGAAGGGCAAAAGAGCAGTTGTAAGATGGCTAAAGTTCTTTAGatataagaagaagaaggagTATGAGAGGATGACAACAGAGGAAAAACTGTTATATAAATTGTTAAAG GCTCGGAAAAAGGAAGAGAGACTCTTAGAAGCCTTGAAGAAGATTGAGCCTGCAGAATCATCAGAAGCAACCCATGATCCTGAGATATTGACGCCAGAAGAGCATTTCTTCTTCTTAAAGATGGGTCTCAAATGCAAAAATTATGTGCCTGTTGGAAGACGAGGAATTTACCAAGGTGTGATTTTGAACATGCATCTGCATTGGAAAAAGCATCAGACTTTGAAGGTGGTGGTGAAGACATTTTCGCCAGAGGAGGTCAAGGAGATTGCAAAAGAGCTGGCAAGACTGACTGGAGGGATAGTACTTGACATTCATGAAGATAACACAATAATAATGTATAGAGGAAAAAATTATGCTCAGCCACCAACAGAGATTATGTCTCCACGTATCACTCTTTCAAGGAAGAAG GCACTGGATAAATCCAAATATAGAGATGGCCTTAGAGCTGTGCGGAGATATATTCCTCGACTTGAGCAAGAACTTGAAATTCTTCGAGCACAACTAAGCAGCACAACTGAAAGTAACATAGATGCCATTGAGGAACTCCATAAAGGTGACAAGGAGAGGATTGAGTCTGATAGaactgtttctaaatttttccaGCAAGAGAACTCAGATAAACTTGATCAAATCATAAATGATAAGATTGAGTTCCCAGATGAGGATGAGACTGGTGCTGACTCGGATTTGGATTCAGATCTTGAAAATTTATCGGATATCTTTGAGACAGATTCAGATACAGATAATCTAGTGAAGGATGAAAAGCCTCTCTATTTGGATGAGTTTGATAATTTAACAGATCAAAGTGATGGAGAAACAGATGTCTTTGAGGACCATCTTAGACAGATATCCTTGGATTCAAAAAGTACAGACAAGGATGTTGACTCACCCAAGTTTGATGAAGTTGACAAGATCTTTCTGCAGGCTGCATCGTTTTTAAAGAAAAGACGAAAATGA
- the LOC107626129 gene encoding uncharacterized CRM domain-containing protein At3g25440, chloroplastic isoform X3: MLGKVLASSLALAKVQLRKNLYSKSLLLTLRPLLSSSSLLRKTSLNYVIYTVCGQQPTFGHYDVKAHPFLGVTSFHSGPHLKNNDKAIEPRQDSEKSSNADGSGNAQVKRKKLKGKRAVVRWLKFFRYKKKKEYERMTTEEKLLYKLLKARKKEERLLEALKKIEPAESSEATHDPEILTPEEHFFFLKMGLKCKNYVPVGRRGIYQGVILNMHLHWKKHQTLKVVVKTFSPEEVKEIAKELARLTGGIVLDIHEDNTIIMYRGKNYAQPPTEIMSPRITLSRKKALDKSKYRDGLRAVRRYIPRLEQELEILRAQLSSTTESNIDAIEELHKGDKERIESDRTVSKFFQQENSDKLDQIINDKIEFPDEDETGADSDLDSDLENLSDIFETDSDTDNLVKDEKPLYLDEFDNLTDQSDGETDVFEDHLRQISLDSKSTDKDVDSPKFDEVDKIFLQAASFLKKRRK; encoded by the exons ATGCTGGGGAAGGTTTTAGCATCATCACTAGCTCTAGCTAAAGTTCAATTGCGCAAGAATCTCTACTCTAAGTCTTTGCTTCTCACTCTCAGACCTCTCCTCTCCAGTAGTTCCTTACTTCGCAAAACAAG CTTGAACTATGTTATATATACAGTTTGTGGCCAGCAACCGACTTTTGGCCACTATGATGTAAAAGCACATCCTTTCTTGGGAGTCACAAGCTTTCATTCAGGTCCACATCTCAAGAATAATGATAAGGCCATAGAACCACGCCAGGATTCTGAAAAATCCTCAAATGCTGATGGTTCTGGTAATGCCCAAGTAAAGAGAAAAAAACTGAAGGGCAAAAGAGCAGTTGTAAGATGGCTAAAGTTCTTTAGatataagaagaagaaggagTATGAGAGGATGACAACAGAGGAAAAACTGTTATATAAATTGTTAAAG GCTCGGAAAAAGGAAGAGAGACTCTTAGAAGCCTTGAAGAAGATTGAGCCTGCAGAATCATCAGAAGCAACCCATGATCCTGAGATATTGACGCCAGAAGAGCATTTCTTCTTCTTAAAGATGGGTCTCAAATGCAAAAATTATGTGCCTGTTGGAAGACGAGGAATTTACCAAGGTGTGATTTTGAACATGCATCTGCATTGGAAAAAGCATCAGACTTTGAAGGTGGTGGTGAAGACATTTTCGCCAGAGGAGGTCAAGGAGATTGCAAAAGAGCTGGCAAGACTGACTGGAGGGATAGTACTTGACATTCATGAAGATAACACAATAATAATGTATAGAGGAAAAAATTATGCTCAGCCACCAACAGAGATTATGTCTCCACGTATCACTCTTTCAAGGAAGAAG GCACTGGATAAATCCAAATATAGAGATGGCCTTAGAGCTGTGCGGAGATATATTCCTCGACTTGAGCAAGAACTTGAAATTCTTCGAGCACAACTAAGCAGCACAACTGAAAGTAACATAGATGCCATTGAGGAACTCCATAAAGGTGACAAGGAGAGGATTGAGTCTGATAGaactgtttctaaatttttccaGCAAGAGAACTCAGATAAACTTGATCAAATCATAAATGATAAGATTGAGTTCCCAGATGAGGATGAGACTGGTGCTGACTCGGATTTGGATTCAGATCTTGAAAATTTATCGGATATCTTTGAGACAGATTCAGATACAGATAATCTAGTGAAGGATGAAAAGCCTCTCTATTTGGATGAGTTTGATAATTTAACAGATCAAAGTGATGGAGAAACAGATGTCTTTGAGGACCATCTTAGACAGATATCCTTGGATTCAAAAAGTACAGACAAGGATGTTGACTCACCCAAGTTTGATGAAGTTGACAAGATCTTTCTGCAGGCTGCATCGTTTTTAAAGAAAAGACGAAAATGA
- the LOC107626129 gene encoding uncharacterized CRM domain-containing protein At3g25440, chloroplastic isoform X5, which yields MTTEEKLLYKLLKARKKEERLLEALKKIEPAESSEATHDPEILTPEEHFFFLKMGLKCKNYVPVGRRGIYQGVILNMHLHWKKHQTLKVVVKTFSPEEVKEIAKELARLTGGIVLDIHEDNTIIMYRGKNYAQPPTEIMSPRITLSRKKALDKSKYRDGLRAVRRYIPRLEQELEILRAQLSSTTESNIDAIEELHKGDKERIESDRTVSKFFQQENSDKLDQIINDKIEFPDEDETGADSDLDSDLENLSDIFETDSDTDNLVKDEKPLYLDEFDNLTDQSDGETDVFEDHLRQISLDSKSTDKDVDSPKFDEVDKIFLQAASFLKKRRK from the exons ATGACAACAGAGGAAAAACTGTTATATAAATTGTTAAAG GCTCGGAAAAAGGAAGAGAGACTCTTAGAAGCCTTGAAGAAGATTGAGCCTGCAGAATCATCAGAAGCAACCCATGATCCTGAGATATTGACGCCAGAAGAGCATTTCTTCTTCTTAAAGATGGGTCTCAAATGCAAAAATTATGTGCCTGTTGGAAGACGAGGAATTTACCAAGGTGTGATTTTGAACATGCATCTGCATTGGAAAAAGCATCAGACTTTGAAGGTGGTGGTGAAGACATTTTCGCCAGAGGAGGTCAAGGAGATTGCAAAAGAGCTGGCAAGACTGACTGGAGGGATAGTACTTGACATTCATGAAGATAACACAATAATAATGTATAGAGGAAAAAATTATGCTCAGCCACCAACAGAGATTATGTCTCCACGTATCACTCTTTCAAGGAAGAAG GCACTGGATAAATCCAAATATAGAGATGGCCTTAGAGCTGTGCGGAGATATATTCCTCGACTTGAGCAAGAACTTGAAATTCTTCGAGCACAACTAAGCAGCACAACTGAAAGTAACATAGATGCCATTGAGGAACTCCATAAAGGTGACAAGGAGAGGATTGAGTCTGATAGaactgtttctaaatttttccaGCAAGAGAACTCAGATAAACTTGATCAAATCATAAATGATAAGATTGAGTTCCCAGATGAGGATGAGACTGGTGCTGACTCGGATTTGGATTCAGATCTTGAAAATTTATCGGATATCTTTGAGACAGATTCAGATACAGATAATCTAGTGAAGGATGAAAAGCCTCTCTATTTGGATGAGTTTGATAATTTAACAGATCAAAGTGATGGAGAAACAGATGTCTTTGAGGACCATCTTAGACAGATATCCTTGGATTCAAAAAGTACAGACAAGGATGTTGACTCACCCAAGTTTGATGAAGTTGACAAGATCTTTCTGCAGGCTGCATCGTTTTTAAAGAAAAGACGAAAATGA
- the LOC107627937 gene encoding protein indeterminate-domain 2-like, whose translation MSNISGEDNNNNNGSFSSEEQLQENEEQQQLQLQNHPHHHHHGSSSSSACKNNNSTSQEQKQQVGIKKKRNQPGNPDPNAEVIALSPTTLMATNRFICEICNKGFQRDQNLQLHRRGHNLPWKLRQRATTEEAMKKRVYVCPEKSCVHHNPARALGDLTGIKKHYSRKHGEKKWKCDKCSKKYAVQSDWKAHQKTCGTREYKCDCGTIFSRRDSFITHRAFCDALTEENNRINQQGLTNGVPQNLQNEQVSDLIATMPLSNSNASELNSSNHNNPLRTLSQEIVPVPFKSMSIGGGIFSPTSSSSGTLFGGPKSMHALPTSSSSLQLSSNNSTGFNYFQDSSKNLGLVSSSAHMSATALLQKAAQMGAAASSNSINSPMMQKPFVTTMAGPDQVSGAATAMQHHNRNNPPSYDHHFNPQADQFFHKRQQEMPLIFEANNNSNDGSTTNNDIGMLSTMFMGSDHNTQEVGATSLVHERDLAEGNNQMGAPRFGVSNDMKTVHDFLGVGGSTSRATGNLHEPQRHHHHQQEQQRLELEALSQQRLPLINHFQHHIPHGDSTMEKSVWDI comes from the exons ATGTCAAACATTTCAGgtgaagataataataataataatggtagtTTCTCCTCAGAAGAACAACTACAGGAGAATGAAGAACAGCAACAGTTGCAATTACAAaatcaccctcatcatcatcatcatggttCAAGTTCTTCTAGTGCTTGCAAAAACAACAACTCCACAAGTCAAGAACAAAAGCAACAAGTTGgaatcaagaagaaaagaaaccaaCCTGGAAATCCAG ATCCAAATGCAGAAGTGATTGCATTATCACCAACCACATTAATGGCAACAAATAGATTCATATGTGAGATATGCAACAAAGGGTTTCAGAGGGACCAAAACCTTCAGTTACATAGGAGAGGTCACAATCTACCATGGAAGCTAAGGCAAAGAGCAACAACAGAAGAGGCTATGAAGAAGAGGGTGTACGTGTGCCCCGAAAAATCGTGTGTGCACCATAACCCTGCCCGAGCACTGGGGGATCTCACTGGGATAAAGAAACATTACAGCAGGAAACATGGTGAGAAGAAGTGGAAATGTGACAAATGTTCAAAGAAATATGCTGTTCAATCTGATTGGAAGGCTCATCAGAAAACATGTGGCACTAGAGAATATAAATGTGATTGTGGAACTATATTCTCCAG AAGGGACAGCTTCATAACACACAGGGCCTTTTGTGATGCATTAACTGAGGAAAACAACAGAATAAATCAACAAGGATTAACAAATGGGGTGCCACAAAACTTGCAAAATGAACAAGTCTCTGATCTTATAGCCACAATGCCCCTAAGCAACAGTAATGCATCAGAACTCAACAGCAGTAACCATAACAATCCACTTAGAACACTCTCACAAGAGATTGTACCTGTGCCATTCAAGTCCATGAGCATTGGTGGGGGCATTTTCTCCCCAACAAGTTCATCATCAGGTACACTATTTGGTGGTCCAAAGAGCATGCACGCTCTCCCTACCTCTTCTTCAAGCCTTCAACTCAGTTCCAACAACTCCACTGGTTTCAATTACTTCCAAGATAGCAGCAAGAACTTGGGTCTTGTTTCCAGCTCAGCTCACATGTCTGCAACTGCATTATTGCAGAAAGCAGCACAAATGGGTGCTGCTGCAAGCAGCAACAGCATTAACTCCCCCATGATGCAAAAACCCTTTGTTACTACCATGGCCGGTCCTGACCAAGTTTCTGGTGCTGCTACTGCTATGCAGCACCATAACCGTAATAACCCTCCTTCCTATGATCATCACTTCAATCCACAGGCTGATCAATTTTTTCATAAAAGGCAGCAAGAAATGCCACTGATATTTGAAGCTAATAACAATAGTAATGATGGGTCAACAACAAATAATGATATAGGAATGCTTAGCACAATGTTCATGGGAAGTGATCACAATACACAAGAGGTTGGTGCTACTAGTTTGGTCCATGAAAGAGACCTTGCAGAAGGAAATAACCAAATGGGGGCACCAAGGTTTGGTGTCAGTAATGACATGAAAACAGTTCATGATTTCTTGGGAGTTGGAGGGTCAACTTCAAGAGCTACAGGGAATTTGCATGAACCTCAgagacatcatcatcatcaacaagaaCAACAGAGATTGGAATTAGAAGCATTAAGCCAACAGAGGTTACCACTTATTAATCACTTTCAGCATCACATTCCACATGGAGATTCAACTATGGAGAAATCTGTTTGGGACATATGA